The following is a genomic window from Rhodobium gokarnense.
GCCGTCAGTTCCGCGTCGCCGATGTTGAACAGAAGCAACGCCTGGACGCTGTTGATGTCCGACCAGCCCATGCGGTCGAATTCGTCCTTGATGACGTCGAGGAGACGGCGGTGCAGCCGTTCGACGAGCGTCAACGCTTCCATGTAAAGGGGCTTGATGTCTGTTTCCTCGACGGTTTCGTCGAGCACATCGACTGCCCTTTTGGCACTGATCATAGTGTTACGCCTCACTGTCATTGCGGTGGCTTTTTTCCCACTCGCGGTCGACAGTAACCGTAGCCATTGAACATCGGCTTAAACGGCAGGCTGAAAATTTTATTAAAATCAGAGCTCTTGGCGGCAGCGTTAATTCTTGGTGTGCAAAGCCGATCGCTTTGTCATCAATCAGCCCTCCTTACCGCGCAGGAAGTTGATAATGCCTGAAAAGTCCGTGCCTTCGGCGCCGGAATTGCAGAACAGGGAATAGAGCGCGGCCGCCTCGGCGCCGAGCGGGGTCGCGGCCGAATTGGCCATCGCCGCATCCTGGGAGAGCTTCAGGTCCTTCAGCATCATCGCCGCGGTAAACCCGGCCTGGTAATCGCGGTTGGCCGGCGAGGTCGGCACCGGCCCCGGCACCGGGCAATAGGTGGTCAGCGACCAGCACTGGCCGGAGGCGGTGGACGACACCTCGAACAGCTTCTGCTTGTCGAGGCCGAGCTTTTCGGCGAGCACGAAGGCCTCCGAGACGCCGATCATGGAAATGCCGAGGATCATGTTGTTGCAGATCTTGGCGGCCTGGCCGTTGCCGGCGCCGCCGGCATGGACGATCGACTTGCCCATGATGTCGAGGAAGGGCTTGGCCGCCGCGAACGCCGTGTCCGGGCCGCCGACCATGAAGGTGAGCGTACCGGCCTCCGCGCCGCCGACGCCGCCGGAGACCGGGGCGTCGACCATCATCATGCCGGCCGCTGCGGCAGCCTCGGCGACGCGCCGTGCGGTGGCGACGTCGATGGTGGAGGAATCGATGAGGAGGCTTTCCGGCCGGGCATGGGCGAGGACGCCGTCCGGGCTGCAATAGACGTCCTCCACATGCCGTCCTGCCGGCAGCATGGTGACGACGACGTCGGCGCCGGCGACCAGTTCGGGAACGCTCGCGGCGATGCTGCCGCCGGCCTCGGCAAAGCGCTCACGCGCCGCCTCGGAAAGGTCGATGCCGGAGACCTCGTGTCCGGCCTTGACCAGATTGGCGGCCATCGGCCCGCCCATATTGCCGAGCCCGATAAACCCGATCGATGCCATTGTCGTTGCCTCCCTCAAAGTTTTTTTTCCGTTTTCAGCCGATCTGGCAGCCGTTTTTTTACGTTCTTCAGGCGGGCCTCATTCCCGCTGGCGCTCGCGCTCGGCGAGCCAGGTCAGTACGAAATAGATGGCGACGGTCGTCAACAGGAAGGTGATTTCCCAGGGGCGCTTTCCGAAGGTCTCCCAGAAGATCGCGTGCATGACGACCTGGGTCAGCACGCGCACCAGCCAGATGACGACGCCCCAGGAGACGGTCAGCCACAGGCCTATGGCGGCGACGAGGTCGATGACGGCGAAGAACGCCGTCACCGTCTGCCATTCCACCGGCATTTCCCAGATCCACAGGCCGCGCCACTTGGAGTAGCCGACGATGCGGCCCCAGTGGATGATGCCGGCGCCGATCAGGTGGATGGCGAGCAGGCGCATGTACCAGACGAGGATGTCGCGCCAGGGCGGGCGCGACCTTGTCGTATCGGTTTCCTCAGGGGTGATGGACAACGGGTGTGACCTGCCTCAAGCGTCTGGAAGGTCCAGGTCGCCGCCGGGCGGCACCTGGAAATGGGCGTCGATGTCGATGCTGTCGACGTGGGAGAATTCCGGCGGGTCCCAGCGCGCCACGGAATTCTTGTCGATGATCGCGGCGCGGATTCCCTCATAGAAATCGTGGCCGTGCAAGACCCGGCTGACGATGCGGTATTCCAGGCGCATGCAATCGTCAAAGGAAAGCCTGGCGCCGCGGCGCATCTGCTGGAAGGCGATGTGGAGGCTGGTCGGCGATTTTTCGCGGATCGTCGCCGCAGTCTTTGCGGCAAATTCGGCGTGTTCGCCCTCCTCCCGGTCGAGGGCGGCGAGAATGCCGCCGAGCGAGTCGCCGGCAAACAGCCGGTCGATCACTGGAGCGGTTTCGGCAAGCGGTGCCGGTCCCGGATCGCGGGCGAAGCGGTGGAGCGCCGCATCCACGTCGTCGGCCTCGGCGAGCGCCTCGATGATGGCGCTAAGGTCGTCGGAAGCGACGGTATGGGTGGCGATGCCGGCCCAGCGGGCATCGGCCTCTTTCAGCCGGGCGCCGGTCAGCGCGCAGTACATGCCGGTCTCGCCCGGCAGCCGCGGCAGAAAATACGTGCCGCCGACATCGGGGAAGAAGCCGATGCCGACCTCCGGCATGGCAAAGCCGATGCGCTCGGTGGCGACGCGGTGCGAGCCGTGCACGGAAATGCCGACGCCGCCGCCCATGACGATGCCGTTGATGAGCGCGATGTAGGGCTTGGGATAATGCTTGATGGTGGCGTTCAGCCGGTATTCGTCGCGGAAGAAGTCGATCTGGCGCGGATCGCCGGCCTTGCCCATGTCGTAGATGTGGCGGATGTCGCCGCCGGCGCAAAAGGCCTTGTCGCCGAGCGCCTCGACGACGACGTGGCGGACGCTGTCGTCGTCGCGCCAGGCATCGAGCTGGGCCTGCAGCTCGTTGGTCATCTCATGGGTGAGCGCGTTGAGGGCCTGCGGGCGGGCCAGGGTCACCAGGCCGGCATGGCCGCGCTTTTCAAAGAAGATTTCGACACTCGACATCGCCGACGCACTACCCTTTTACCGAACACATCGATTTTCGTAACGATCAGGCCATCGCCCCGCAACATCAAGGCGGCAAATTCATCGGCCCGGACGGCGGCTACTCCTTGAACAGGTCGCGGGCAATGATCAGGCGCATGATCTCGTTGGTGCCTTCCAGGATCTGGTGGACGCGCACATCGCGCAGGTGCCGCTCGATGGGGTAGTCGCGCAGATAGCCGTAGCCGCCATGCATCTGCAAGGCGCCGTTGACGACGTCGAAGCCGACGTCGGTGGCGATCTTCTTGGCCATCGCCGCCTGGCGGGTGGCGCCGGGCGCCTTGTCATCGACCATCATCGCCGCCTTGTGGAGCATCAGCCGGGCGGCCTCCAGGTCGGCCGCCATATCGGCGACGCGGAACTGCAGGGCCTGGAACTCGGCGATGGCGCGGCCGAACTGTTTTCTTTCTTTCATATAGTCGATGGCGCGTTCCAGGCAGATCTGCCCGGCACCGAGGGAGCAGGCGCCGATATTGATGCGGCCGCCGTCGAGCCCGGCCATGGCGATGGAAAACCCCTCGCCTTCCGCGCCGATCCGGTTCGCCACCGGCACCCGGCAATCGTCGAACTGGACCATGGCGGTCGGCTGGCTCTTCCAGCCGAGTTTTATCTCCTCGGCGCCGAAGGAGAGCCCGGGCGTTCCCTTTTCCACCACCAGGCACGAAATCCCCTTCGGGCCGTCGCCGCCGGTGCGGACCATGACGACATAGACGTCGGAAACGCCGCCGCCGGAAATGAACGCCTTGGCGCCGTTCAGCACATAGTCGTCGCCGTCGCGTTCCGCGCGGGTGCGCAGGGCGGCCGCGTCGGAGCCGGAGCCCGGCTCGGTCAGGCAGTAGCTGGCAAAATGCTCCATCGTGCAGAGCTTCGGCAGGAAGCGCCGGCGCTGCTCGTCGTTGCCGAAGCTGTCGATCATCCAGGCGGCCATGTTGTGGATGGAGATGTAGGCGGCCGTCGAGGTGCAGCCCTTGGAGAGCTCTTCGAAGATGATCGCGGCATCGAGCCGGCCGAGGCCGGAGCCGCCGACGTCGTCGCGCACATAGATGCCGCCGAAGCCGAGCGCGGCCGCCTTCCTCAACGGCTCGACCGGAAAGATCGCCTCCTCGTCCCAGCGGCGGGCCTCGGGCTCCATCTCCTCGCGGGCGAACTGACCCGCCATCTCCTGGAAGGCGCGCTGCTCCTCGCTGAAGGAAAAATCCATCGGCGTTTCCTCTTTATCGTTTTCAATTGGGATAGGTGACGCCGCAAGGCGCGTCAATCGGCGGTTGGGGGCGCGGAAGGCGCAACGGCAAACGGCGGCCCCGATGGGACCGCCGCTCGCAAGGTCGTTGCCGGGCAGCAGCCGGTCAGGCGGCGGCGACGTCGGCGAGGAATTTCTCGATCTCGGTGCGGAACGCTTCGGTGTTGCGGGCCGCCTCCTCGGTCGCGGCGAGGACGGAACTCGCCGAGCGGTTGGTCTCGGTGATCGCCTCGTCGAGTTCGCCGATGCCGGCCACCGCCGACTGGGTGCGGCTGGCGGCGTTGCCGATATTGTGGCTGATCTCGTTGGTCGCCGAGCCCTGCTCGACGACGGCCGCGGCAATCGCGTTGGTGTACTCGTTGACCTCGCCCATGGTCGCGGTAATGCCGCCGATCGACTCCACCGCCTCGTCGGTCGACGACTGGATGGCGCCGATCTGGGCACTGATCTCCTCGGTTGCCTTGGCGGTCTGGCTGGCCAGTTCCTTGACCTCGGCGGCGACCACGGCAAAGCCCTTGCCGGCCTCGCCCGCCCGCGCCGCTTCGATGGTGGCGTTGAGCGCGAGAAGGTTGGTCTGTTCGGCGATCGCCTGGATCAGCGTGATGATCTCGCCGATCTTGGAGGCCGCCTGGGCGAGCCCTGCCACCTTTTCGTTGGTCGCCTTGGCGCCGCTGGTCGCCTTTTCGACGATGCCCGTGGTGCGCTCGACCTGGTTGGAGATCTCCTCGATCGAGGAGGCCAGTTCCTCGGCCGCCACGGCCACCGACTGGACATTGTCGGAGGCGTGCTTGGAGGCATCGGTCGCCGAATTGGCCTGTTCGGCGCTCGATCGCGCCACCTGCTCCAGCGTGCTCGCCGTCGCCTTGAGGCTGGCATTGGCGTTCTCGACGCCGGAAAGGAGCTGCTGCGAGGTCGACTGGAAGCCGGCAATCAGCGCCTCGATGCGCTTCTGGCGGACGTCCTGCTCGTGGTGCTCGTTGACCTGCTCGTGTTCCAGCCGGTCCTGCTCCACCCGGTTGGCCCGGCAGATTGACACCGCGCGGGCGATCTCGCCGATCTCGTCGTGGCGGTGTTCGCCCTCCACCTCAAAGCCGGTGCGCCCGTCGGCCAGTTCCACCACGTGGTCCGTGACGGTGCGCAAGGGGCCGAAGATCGACCGGCTGGAGAAAAAGAGCGTACCGCCGGCGATCAGCAGCAACAGGACGGCAACGCCGATGCCCACATTGCGGGCGGCCGCGGCCGTCGCCCGGTAGCCGGTCTGATCGACGGCGATGACGGCAACCGCGACCGGATTGCCGGAAAAGTCCGGGATCGGCATCTGCTCGACGAAATAATCGCCCGACGCCGCCGTGATGCCGTCGTCGGCGGTCTCTTCCAGGAGCGCCGCGGCGTCCATGCCCTCCGGCAGCTGGTTGCCGATGATTTCCGGACTGTTATCGGTGAGGCGGAAGATGGCGGCCGGGTGGCCGGTTTCCTCGACGAATTCCTTGACGAAGAGATCGTGGAAGCCGAGGCCGAATTCGACCGATCCGACATGCCGCCCCTCATAGGAGACCGGCACAACGCCGCGGATGCCGATGCCGGCAACGCCCTTTTCCAGGCCCGAGATCGGCGCCTTTTTGGCGTTGGTCTCGACCACGGTCTTGCGGAAGCCGGACAGGTCGTCACCGAACTTTTCCGCCTTGTGGACGCGCAGGAACGAGGTCGCCGGCGGCAGATGGAACTGGAACTGGCGGATGCCGTACTGCTTCTTCAGCTCAGGGAAAGCGGCGAGGAACTCGGCCGCCAGCGCCTCCCGGTCGCCGGCGGCAAAAAGCTGCTGGATGCGGGTCTGGCCGGCGACGACCTCGGCCAGCACCAGGGCCTGGCGGCTGTCGGCCTCGATGCGGGCCCGGAGCTGCTGCTTGGTGCTGTCCACCTCGTGGCGAAGCGCGGTGGAAATGAGGTCGCTGGAAACCCATTGCGCGATGGCGATCGTGGACACTGCCCCGAGCACGGCAAGGGCGCCGATCGCCAACATCATGCGGGCGCGAATTGTTTTCATTATCGAAATCTCCGACGTACAGGCCGGATCAACTCCCCCGTCCGGCTCTGGGTCGGCCCTGCGGCGGAACGCTTTGCTGAAGGTTGCAGTGCATGCTGCCGGGCCAACCACAGGAGACCCTTTTTTGGTTAAGATTCCCCTTCCTGCGAAGTTAATCGACCGGTCTCTGCAACTATACGATGGTGTTTTTTACGGAGTTAAACATCCCGCGCGCCTCCGTGCGGGGAGGAACGATCGCATGGTTGTTCAACCGTCCGCAACAACTCGGGCCGAATACAACACCCTAAAGTAGCTATCTTTTTATCTCGTCCACTTTTACTTGAATCACCATCCCCCGCCGCCGGAACAACGTGCATACGGCAAGGCCCGGGTGATTCGCCCGGACTGTGCGAAAACCGGCGCCCGGACAGGGCCGCACACGATGGTATCTTGTCGCAACAGTAATATGATACCGGCAACCTCAGCAGGTTGCACCGTTTCGCGCTGCGCCGGGGGAATGTTCATTCTGGAAATGTTCTCAAGTGGTTACCGGTTACCGCTACCAAGGTCACTCAACCATTGTCGGCAATTCATCCCGTCATCGGGCAGTTCTGGCCGGCCACCGGGCTGTATTCACTGCATGTAGTGGTTTGCTCGCATCGACTCGCAGGCGCAACATCCATAAAATTTACCAAGGGCCCAAGACGTGACCGCACCATCCCACGGACCTGCGATAGATGGACATTCGAAATCCCGATATGCCGGATGCCGGCGACGACGACCGCGGCGATGCCGGCATCTGGTTCCAGAACGAGGAGATCGGCCCGGACCTGCGCGAGAAGCTCTGGTCGATCATTTCCCTGGAGTTCGAGCAGATCCTCGACCGGTTCTACGACCGCATCGAGAACTCTTCCAACCAATGGATGATCGAGAAGCTCGACCGCAGCCTGATCAAGCACAAACAGATCAACCACTGGCGCCAACTGGTGCTCTATCCGGTCGATGAGGACTACGAGAGCCGGCTGCGCAACATGCATGTGCTGCACCTCAACATCGGCATGAAGCACAGCTTCTACATCTCGTCCTACATGTACCTGCTCAACGCCTTCCAGAAGGAAATCCTGCGCCACTCGTCCGGCCCGCGGGAGGCCTATGAGCTGATCGTGGCCATGAACAGCATCATCACCGACGACATGGTGCGTGCCCTCGACGTGGAAGTGAACATCATCGAACTCTAGGCCGTTGCCGCCCGTCACTGCATCGGGCCCCGCCCCCCCTGCGTCGGTGTATCCCGACCAATCCTGATTTAACCGCTCCGTAGCGCGTGCTAGACAGGACATATCCCATTCAAAAAGTCGCTACGGACAGTCCGATGACCTTTCAATCGCGCCCCTCTTCGAATCCCGACCGCACCAGCGTCGACGAGATCGTCGGCCGGCGCCGCATGCGCCGCAACCGCAAGTCCGACTGGGCGCGGCGCATGGTCCGCGAGAACACGCTAACCGTCGACGACCTGATCTGGCCGTTGTTCGTTATCGCCGGGTCGAATGTGCGCCAGCCCGTCGCCTCCATGCCGGGCGTGGAGCGGCTGTCGATCGACGAGATCCGCCGCGACGCCGCCAGGGCAGCGGAACTCGGCATTCCGGCCGTCGCGGTCTTTCCCTATACCGATCCGGCGCTCCGCGATGCCACCGGCTCCGAAGCCCTCAACGCCAACAACCTCGTCTGCCAGGCCTGCCGGGCAATCCGCGAGGAGACCGGCGATATCGGCATCATGACCGACGTCGCC
Proteins encoded in this region:
- a CDS encoding DUF6163 family protein, with amino-acid sequence MSITPEETDTTRSRPPWRDILVWYMRLLAIHLIGAGIIHWGRIVGYSKWRGLWIWEMPVEWQTVTAFFAVIDLVAAIGLWLTVSWGVVIWLVRVLTQVVMHAIFWETFGKRPWEITFLLTTVAIYFVLTWLAERERQRE
- a CDS encoding enoyl-CoA hydratase/isomerase family protein, whose product is MSSVEIFFEKRGHAGLVTLARPQALNALTHEMTNELQAQLDAWRDDDSVRHVVVEALGDKAFCAGGDIRHIYDMGKAGDPRQIDFFRDEYRLNATIKHYPKPYIALINGIVMGGGVGISVHGSHRVATERIGFAMPEVGIGFFPDVGGTYFLPRLPGETGMYCALTGARLKEADARWAGIATHTVASDDLSAIIEALAEADDVDAALHRFARDPGPAPLAETAPVIDRLFAGDSLGGILAALDREEGEHAEFAAKTAATIREKSPTSLHIAFQQMRRGARLSFDDCMRLEYRIVSRVLHGHDFYEGIRAAIIDKNSVARWDPPEFSHVDSIDIDAHFQVPPGGDLDLPDA
- a CDS encoding isobutyryl-CoA dehydrogenase is translated as MDFSFSEEQRAFQEMAGQFAREEMEPEARRWDEEAIFPVEPLRKAAALGFGGIYVRDDVGGSGLGRLDAAIIFEELSKGCTSTAAYISIHNMAAWMIDSFGNDEQRRRFLPKLCTMEHFASYCLTEPGSGSDAAALRTRAERDGDDYVLNGAKAFISGGGVSDVYVVMVRTGGDGPKGISCLVVEKGTPGLSFGAEEIKLGWKSQPTAMVQFDDCRVPVANRIGAEGEGFSIAMAGLDGGRINIGACSLGAGQICLERAIDYMKERKQFGRAIAEFQALQFRVADMAADLEAARLMLHKAAMMVDDKAPGATRQAAMAKKIATDVGFDVVNGALQMHGGYGYLRDYPIERHLRDVRVHQILEGTNEIMRLIIARDLFKE
- a CDS encoding methyl-accepting chemotaxis protein, which encodes MKTIRARMMLAIGALAVLGAVSTIAIAQWVSSDLISTALRHEVDSTKQQLRARIEADSRQALVLAEVVAGQTRIQQLFAAGDREALAAEFLAAFPELKKQYGIRQFQFHLPPATSFLRVHKAEKFGDDLSGFRKTVVETNAKKAPISGLEKGVAGIGIRGVVPVSYEGRHVGSVEFGLGFHDLFVKEFVEETGHPAAIFRLTDNSPEIIGNQLPEGMDAAALLEETADDGITAASGDYFVEQMPIPDFSGNPVAVAVIAVDQTGYRATAAAARNVGIGVAVLLLLIAGGTLFFSSRSIFGPLRTVTDHVVELADGRTGFEVEGEHRHDEIGEIARAVSICRANRVEQDRLEHEQVNEHHEQDVRQKRIEALIAGFQSTSQQLLSGVENANASLKATASTLEQVARSSAEQANSATDASKHASDNVQSVAVAAEELASSIEEISNQVERTTGIVEKATSGAKATNEKVAGLAQAASKIGEIITLIQAIAEQTNLLALNATIEAARAGEAGKGFAVVAAEVKELASQTAKATEEISAQIGAIQSSTDEAVESIGGITATMGEVNEYTNAIAAAVVEQGSATNEISHNIGNAASRTQSAVAGIGELDEAITETNRSASSVLAATEEAARNTEAFRTEIEKFLADVAAA
- a CDS encoding protoglobin domain-containing protein, whose product is MDIRNPDMPDAGDDDRGDAGIWFQNEEIGPDLREKLWSIISLEFEQILDRFYDRIENSSNQWMIEKLDRSLIKHKQINHWRQLVLYPVDEDYESRLRNMHVLHLNIGMKHSFYISSYMYLLNAFQKEILRHSSGPREAYELIVAMNSIITDDMVRALDVEVNIIEL